In Wolinella succinogenes DSM 1740, a single genomic region encodes these proteins:
- a CDS encoding ABC transporter permease, with product MNENLKPPSLEIIERDLMLRLILRGQWDYELPKELISRLFLACKRDSVRVSVSLLGVSSLDYSAATLLLELSMAVKRRGGEWAWEGVPPAIAPILGIVKESKRDLPAPPPSLSSLLRLGEKIKESLKGLGRFASFLGETLFAMGRSLKESRLIRLKATLYHIEESGIKAVPIIALTSFLVGIVMAYQGAIQLEKFGASIIVVEMTGMLTLRELGPVIAAIVVAGRSASSYAAQIGVMKITEEIDAMKTMNFNPYAFLVIPRVIALVVVMPLVIFLSNVAGLLGEMLIIKSYLGIGYLQYIERFYEMVEIRHLWVGLIKAPFYGAIIALIGCFRGFQITGSTESVGRYTTISVVNAIFWVIALNAMFSIIFTEYRL from the coding sequence ATGAACGAAAATCTAAAACCCCCCTCCTTGGAAATCATTGAGCGCGATTTGATGTTGCGGCTCATTTTGCGGGGGCAATGGGACTATGAGCTCCCAAAAGAGCTGATTTCTCGCCTCTTTTTAGCGTGCAAGCGTGATAGTGTGCGTGTCTCTGTTTCGCTTCTTGGGGTGAGCTCGCTGGACTATTCGGCGGCGACTCTTTTGTTGGAGCTCTCCATGGCGGTCAAGAGGCGAGGGGGCGAGTGGGCGTGGGAAGGGGTCCCTCCAGCGATCGCTCCGATTCTTGGAATCGTCAAAGAATCAAAGCGCGACCTCCCCGCCCCTCCTCCTTCGCTCTCTTCCCTTTTGAGGCTAGGCGAGAAGATCAAAGAATCGCTCAAAGGCCTAGGGCGATTCGCTTCATTTCTTGGGGAGACGCTCTTTGCCATGGGGCGTTCCTTGAAAGAGAGCCGACTCATCCGCCTCAAAGCCACGCTCTACCATATCGAAGAATCAGGCATAAAAGCCGTCCCTATCATCGCCCTCACTTCCTTTTTGGTGGGAATCGTGATGGCCTATCAGGGGGCAATTCAGCTGGAGAAGTTTGGCGCTTCTATCATCGTGGTGGAGATGACGGGAATGCTCACGCTAAGAGAGCTGGGCCCCGTGATTGCTGCGATTGTAGTGGCGGGGCGTAGCGCCTCTTCTTATGCCGCGCAGATTGGGGTGATGAAGATCACCGAAGAGATTGATGCGATGAAAACGATGAATTTCAACCCCTACGCCTTTTTGGTGATTCCGCGCGTGATTGCCCTTGTGGTGGTGATGCCCTTGGTGATTTTTCTCTCCAATGTGGCGGGACTTTTGGGTGAGATGCTTATCATCAAATCCTACCTAGGAATCGGCTATCTCCAGTATATTGAGCGATTCTATGAGATGGTGGAGATTCGCCATCTTTGGGTGGGGCTCATCAAGGCACCCTTTTATGGAGCGATTATCGCGCTAATTGGCTGTTTTCGGGGCTTCCAAATCACAGGAAGCACAGAGAGCGTAGGGCGCTACACGACCATTAGCGTGGTGAATGCGATTTTTTGGGTGATCGCGCTCAATGCGATGTTTTCGATCATCTTCACGGAGTATAGGTTATGA
- a CDS encoding PAS domain-containing protein, translated as MKRPNPTSIEKTFRPDEIIVSKTDTKGIITYGNEVFISVSGYSERELIGTPHSLIRHPDMPRVIFKLLWDTLAEKKEVFAYVKNLAKDGSYYWVYANVTPSFDLKGRVIGYHSMRRKPAPEAVKTIEPIYALLLEAEREGGMEASSKRLEAMLHQEGKSYEEFVARLHRRYPVT; from the coding sequence ATGAAACGCCCCAACCCAACCTCAATTGAGAAAACATTCCGCCCTGATGAGATTATCGTCTCCAAAACCGATACCAAGGGAATCATCACCTATGGCAACGAAGTCTTCATCTCTGTTTCGGGATATAGCGAGAGGGAGCTCATCGGCACCCCGCACAGCCTCATCCGCCACCCCGATATGCCACGCGTCATCTTCAAGCTCCTTTGGGATACCCTAGCCGAAAAGAAAGAGGTCTTTGCCTATGTGAAGAATCTCGCCAAAGATGGCTCTTATTATTGGGTCTATGCCAATGTCACCCCCTCTTTTGATCTCAAGGGTCGCGTGATTGGCTACCACTCCATGCGGCGAAAACCCGCCCCAGAGGCAGTCAAAACCATCGAACCCATCTACGCGCTCCTCTTGGAGGCTGAGAGAGAGGGGGGAATGGAGGCGAGCTCTAAGCGGCTTGAAGCGATGCTCCATCAAGAGGGCAAAAGCTACGAAGAGTTCGTCGCTAGGCTCCATCGCCGCTATCCTGTCACCTAA
- a CDS encoding TIGR04282 family arsenosugar biosynthesis glycosyltransferase, with the protein MLAKAPILGFVKTRLAREIGDEAALELYRWMLQSLHQSLQESGYSYEIAYTPLEGFEAMREALGGESALSLQGEGDLGAKMEQALRDALSHHSKALLIGSDTPTLTPELFRRVDELLQNHEIVIGPAKDGGYYLIAFTQEGFMPELFHAMPWSTSLVLQETLQRARGKRVALLEEREDIDTLEALARAGF; encoded by the coding sequence ATGCTTGCCAAAGCCCCTATTTTAGGCTTTGTCAAGACTCGCCTCGCTAGAGAGATTGGTGATGAGGCGGCTTTGGAGCTCTATCGATGGATGCTCCAAAGCCTCCACCAAAGCCTCCAAGAATCAGGCTACTCCTATGAGATCGCCTACACTCCCCTAGAGGGATTTGAAGCGATGCGTGAGGCACTGGGGGGCGAGAGCGCCCTCTCTTTGCAGGGCGAGGGAGATTTGGGGGCGAAGATGGAACAAGCTTTAAGAGATGCTCTCTCTCATCACTCCAAAGCGCTACTCATTGGCTCAGACACCCCCACGCTCACGCCCGAACTCTTTAGGCGAGTCGATGAGCTGCTCCAAAATCACGAGATCGTCATCGGACCCGCCAAAGATGGCGGCTATTACCTCATCGCCTTCACCCAAGAGGGATTCATGCCAGAGCTCTTCCATGCAATGCCTTGGAGCACTTCTCTAGTGCTCCAAGAGACTCTCCAAAGAGCCCGGGGAAAGAGAGTGGCGCTCCTAGAAGAGAGGGAAGATATTGACACACTAGAGGCTCTCGCGAGGGCGGGCTTCTAG
- a CDS encoding tyrosine-type recombinase/integrase, with protein MAINLNDYKRVAQNLKVNKKNMREFLFDFRVNGKRYRKVETLIERTGWNKKDYEREAQLLLIDYRKKVEANTGNLQITSNTRLNELWELYFQTLDKSTSWTFTKESFYNRYLKEPLGKKKLDSIQEHHIMAIIRHLQAEGMATRTVNTTLEILRPLFDFAIKNKALRDNPTRFIVLKKDNTKKIVINGAEMFKRIFEGINDYYSSQPFYRALFLFGFTGRRKGEILKLKWENIDLDNNYYWIEDTKNNEKQKYELPHFIKEALLQIQDTHTGLVFKSPVTGRMLENTDGQMNKLKKHLNMPELTLHYMRNVLVSALAERGTEAITLSGMLGHRDATTINKYLSLSYHNSSKKGNATMGQIIDAEVVE; from the coding sequence ATGGCTATTAATCTAAATGACTATAAAAGAGTAGCTCAAAACCTCAAAGTCAATAAAAAAAATATGAGAGAGTTTTTATTTGATTTTAGAGTGAATGGAAAACGATACCGCAAAGTTGAAACACTTATAGAGCGTACTGGGTGGAATAAAAAGGACTATGAAAGAGAGGCTCAGCTTTTACTGATTGATTACCGAAAAAAAGTAGAAGCAAACACGGGCAATCTTCAAATCACTTCAAACACAAGGTTAAACGAATTATGGGAGCTTTATTTCCAAACCCTCGATAAATCTACAAGTTGGACATTTACTAAAGAGAGCTTTTATAATCGCTACTTAAAAGAGCCGTTAGGTAAAAAGAAACTTGATAGCATACAAGAGCACCACATAATGGCGATTATAAGACACTTACAAGCTGAGGGAATGGCTACACGCACGGTAAACACCACATTAGAGATACTGCGCCCCCTCTTTGATTTTGCTATTAAAAACAAGGCATTAAGAGACAACCCCACACGCTTTATCGTACTTAAAAAAGACAATACCAAAAAGATTGTTATCAATGGGGCTGAGATGTTTAAACGCATATTTGAGGGCATTAATGACTATTACAGCTCACAGCCTTTTTATAGGGCTTTATTTCTCTTTGGCTTCACGGGTAGGCGTAAAGGCGAGATATTAAAGCTCAAATGGGAAAACATAGACCTAGATAATAACTACTATTGGATAGAAGATACCAAAAACAACGAAAAACAAAAATATGAGTTACCCCACTTTATCAAAGAGGCACTTTTACAGATACAGGACACCCACACGGGATTAGTCTTTAAAAGCCCCGTAACGGGTAGAATGTTAGAGAATACAGATGGACAAATGAATAAGCTTAAGAAGCACCTCAACATGCCCGAATTAACGCTCCATTATATGCGAAATGTTTTAGTAAGTGCTTTAGCAGAACGAGGCACCGAGGCGATAACTCTTAGCGGTATGTTAGGGCATAGAGACGCTACAACGATAAACAAGTATTTATCACTGAGTTATCACAATAGCAGTAAAAAGGGTAACGCAACGATGGGGCAAATCATAGACGCTGAGGTAGTGGAATGA
- a CDS encoding helix-turn-helix domain-containing protein, translating into MAQNTHNEWLSPSGLEAEYEIKKSTQAKYRMEAKIPFCKIGKFIRYNRAEINAWIASHKRGVAL; encoded by the coding sequence ATGGCACAAAACACACACAACGAATGGTTAAGCCCCTCAGGCTTAGAGGCTGAGTACGAAATCAAAAAAAGCACTCAAGCTAAATACCGCATGGAAGCAAAAATCCCTTTTTGCAAGATTGGTAAATTTATCCGCTATAACAGGGCTGAGATTAATGCATGGATAGCCTCGCATAAAAGGGGGGTGGCGTTATGA
- a CDS encoding helix-turn-helix domain-containing protein yields the protein MTDKQNRFLTLRAEGLSYDAIAKELKTSKPTLIQWSKLFENEIKDLQFESFLKIKEAYSYGVKAKYEMTLKQLNKIDDAILEADLSSSNIKDLFTIKNSLLFQLETIEKKVSVNARITQTDEFGNKETLRLKLNEAE from the coding sequence ATGACAGATAAACAAAACAGATTTTTAACCTTACGGGCTGAGGGGTTAAGTTACGATGCCATAGCTAAAGAGCTTAAAACATCAAAGCCCACTTTGATACAATGGAGTAAGCTTTTTGAGAATGAAATCAAAGATTTACAATTTGAAAGCTTTTTGAAGATTAAAGAGGCTTATAGCTACGGCGTAAAAGCAAAGTACGAAATGACACTCAAGCAGTTAAACAAAATTGATGATGCAATCCTTGAAGCTGATTTATCATCATCTAACATTAAAGACCTCTTCACGATTAAAAATAGCCTACTCTTTCAACTCGAAACCATAGAAAAGAAAGTGTCAGTTAATGCACGTATTACCCAAACAGATGAGTTTGGGAATAAAGAAACACTACGCCTCAAGCTCAATGAAGCTGAATAA
- the murD gene encoding UDP-N-acetylmuramoyl-L-alanine--D-glutamate ligase, with protein sequence MKLSLFGYGKTNRAIAERFAPCDIYDDSFEESGVDSLGNRLLPPRLFDPESSDVEVTTPGIPPHHPLIQRARHLQSEYDFFADSIPYSIWISGTNGKTTTTEMIQHLLAPKDSECGGNIGTPLAKLNPKAPIWVLETSSFTLHYTQKAKPNLYLLLPISEDHISWHGSYEAYIKAKLKPLGALKEKEVAIIPKRFLGTPTRGTLIGYEDTAELIDYFGMEREKIGFLEPFLMDAVMALAVYKILFDEIPYERLNEFKIGAHKIEEFTDGLGRLWVDDSKATNVDAANEAVKRYEGRFVHLILGGDDKGADLTPLFELLEGRSLQIYAIGSNALKIERLAKERGIACKVCERLEKAVEAIRQNLKANEVALLSPAAASLDQFSSYKERGDSFKRYALL encoded by the coding sequence ATGAAGCTCTCTCTCTTTGGATACGGAAAGACCAATCGTGCGATTGCGGAGCGTTTTGCTCCTTGTGATATTTATGATGATTCATTTGAGGAATCGGGGGTCGATTCTTTGGGGAATCGCCTCTTGCCCCCTCGCCTCTTTGACCCAGAGTCAAGCGATGTAGAGGTGACCACACCGGGAATCCCCCCGCATCACCCCCTCATCCAAAGGGCGCGCCATCTTCAAAGCGAATATGATTTTTTTGCCGATTCAATCCCCTATAGTATTTGGATCAGCGGAACCAATGGCAAAACCACCACGACAGAGATGATCCAGCATCTCCTCGCGCCCAAAGACTCGGAGTGTGGCGGGAACATCGGCACGCCGCTGGCCAAACTCAATCCCAAAGCGCCTATTTGGGTGCTAGAGACCAGCTCTTTCACGCTCCACTACACCCAAAAGGCCAAGCCCAACCTCTACCTCCTCTTGCCCATCAGCGAAGACCATATCTCGTGGCATGGGAGCTATGAGGCCTACATCAAGGCGAAGCTCAAGCCTCTAGGTGCACTCAAAGAGAAAGAGGTGGCCATCATACCCAAGCGCTTTTTGGGCACGCCTACTCGCGGGACGCTCATTGGCTATGAGGATACGGCGGAGCTGATAGACTATTTTGGGATGGAGCGAGAGAAGATTGGCTTTTTGGAGCCTTTTTTGATGGACGCGGTGATGGCGCTGGCGGTCTATAAGATTCTCTTTGATGAGATTCCCTATGAGAGGCTCAATGAATTCAAGATTGGGGCGCATAAGATCGAGGAGTTTACCGATGGTTTGGGGCGCTTGTGGGTGGATGATAGCAAGGCGACTAATGTCGATGCGGCCAATGAGGCGGTGAAGCGATATGAGGGGCGGTTTGTCCATCTGATTCTTGGGGGAGATGATAAGGGAGCTGATCTTACGCCGCTCTTTGAGCTTCTAGAGGGGCGGAGCCTCCAAATCTATGCGATTGGAAGCAATGCGCTCAAGATCGAGCGACTCGCCAAAGAGCGAGGAATCGCCTGCAAAGTGTGCGAGAGATTAGAGAAGGCGGTGGAGGCAATACGCCAGAATCTAAAGGCCAACGAGGTGGCTTTGCTCTCTCCTGCCGCGGCAAGCTTGGATCAATTCTCCTCTTACAAAGAGAGAGGCGATTCCTTCAAGCGCTACGCGCTTCTTTAA
- the mraY gene encoding phospho-N-acetylmuramoyl-pentapeptide-transferase, producing MMYYLYSHAGINIFQYITFRAGAAFFIAFFLALLFMPRFIQWARNQKAAQPISEFAPQGHRGKANTPTMGGLVFIGATLLASLLCAKLNNLYVLAGLAVILLFGLIGLRDDAVKVLNHSNAGLSSRVKMLYLVLAGASVSAALFYFGMEDDLYIPFNKNPLLSMGIVAILFWTLVMVATSNAVNITDGLDGLATVPSVYALVSLSVFVYIAGHAGLSSYLLWPKITDSGEAVIVSAALVGALIGFLWFNCHPAQLFMGDSGSLSIGGFIAYMAIISKNEFLLFLIGSIFVIETVSVILQIGSYKTRGKRIFLMAPIHHHFEVKGWAETKIIVRFWIIALMSNIIALLTLKVR from the coding sequence ATGATGTATTACCTCTACTCTCACGCAGGAATTAATATTTTCCAATATATTACCTTTAGGGCGGGGGCGGCTTTTTTCATCGCCTTTTTTCTCGCGTTGCTCTTCATGCCGCGCTTCATCCAGTGGGCAAGGAATCAAAAGGCCGCGCAGCCCATTTCAGAGTTTGCCCCCCAAGGGCACCGAGGCAAGGCAAACACTCCCACAATGGGCGGTCTGGTCTTTATTGGCGCGACACTTCTAGCTTCGCTCCTTTGCGCTAAGCTCAATAACCTCTATGTGTTGGCGGGGCTGGCGGTGATTCTCCTTTTTGGTCTTATCGGGCTACGAGATGATGCGGTGAAGGTGCTCAATCATAGCAATGCAGGGCTTAGCTCTAGGGTCAAGATGCTCTATCTTGTCTTGGCGGGAGCGAGCGTGAGTGCGGCGCTCTTCTATTTTGGGATGGAGGATGATCTCTATATTCCTTTCAACAAAAACCCTCTCCTCTCCATGGGAATCGTGGCGATTCTCTTTTGGACGCTGGTGATGGTGGCCACGAGCAACGCGGTCAATATCACCGATGGATTGGATGGACTGGCGACCGTCCCTTCGGTCTATGCGCTAGTGAGCCTCTCGGTCTTTGTCTATATCGCAGGGCACGCGGGGCTTAGCTCCTATCTTCTTTGGCCCAAGATCACCGATAGCGGGGAGGCGGTGATCGTCTCTGCGGCGCTTGTGGGGGCTTTGATCGGATTCCTTTGGTTTAACTGCCATCCTGCGCAACTCTTTATGGGGGATAGCGGAAGCCTCTCGATTGGCGGGTTTATCGCCTATATGGCGATCATCTCCAAAAACGAATTTCTCCTCTTTTTGATTGGCTCGATTTTTGTGATTGAGACGGTCTCAGTCATCTTGCAGATTGGGAGCTACAAAACGCGCGGGAAGCGAATCTTTCTCATGGCGCCCATTCATCATCATTTTGAGGTGAAGGGATGGGCAGAGACAAAGATCATCGTTCGATTCTGGATCATCGCGCTCATGAGTAATATCATCGCTCTGCTCACGCTCAAGGTGCGATGA
- the gpmI gene encoding 2,3-bisphosphoglycerate-independent phosphoglycerate mutase — MAQKTLLIITDGIGHKPSSPHNAFTQAKKPTYDSLFASAPHALLSTHGLSVGLPEGQMGNSEVGHMCIGAGRILYQDLVKISLALKDGSLEKNPTLLGFSSRAKRIHLAGLASDGGVHSHMEHLLGLAQIFSRLGHEVLLHLITDGRDVSPTSSKEFIAQALALESDLIKIATISGRYYAMDRDKRWDRIKRAFGVIARGDSPTSLTPQEYIQAQYQAGITDEFIEPAALGGYQGFEPSDGFVFANFRSDRAREIVSALGGASFEGFDRGAYQPPKTLAMTSYDDSFPFPILFPKEKVEPTLAQVISEAGLSQLHVAETEKYAHVTFFFNGGIETPWENESRVLIPSPSVATYDLKPEMSAPEVAEATLSGMRQGYDFIVVNFANGDMVGHTGNTEAAISAVESVDRELGRLLEEAKKSGYAVILTSDHGNCEEMRDERGSMLTNHTVGEVWCFILAQGVTEIREGGLNQVAPTVLKIMGLPTPKEMDSPLF; from the coding sequence ATGGCACAAAAAACCCTCCTCATCATCACTGATGGAATCGGACATAAGCCCTCTTCTCCTCACAATGCTTTCACCCAAGCCAAAAAGCCCACCTACGATTCTCTTTTTGCCTCAGCGCCTCACGCGCTTCTCTCCACGCATGGACTAAGCGTAGGGCTCCCCGAGGGGCAGATGGGCAATAGCGAAGTGGGTCATATGTGCATCGGCGCGGGACGGATTCTCTATCAAGATTTGGTCAAAATCTCGCTCGCCCTCAAGGATGGCTCTTTGGAGAAGAATCCCACGCTTTTAGGATTCTCTTCTAGGGCGAAGCGCATCCATCTCGCTGGACTAGCCAGCGATGGAGGGGTACACTCCCACATGGAGCATCTCTTGGGTCTCGCCCAAATCTTCTCTCGCCTAGGTCATGAGGTGCTCCTCCATCTCATCACCGATGGGCGCGATGTTTCACCGACTTCTTCAAAGGAGTTTATCGCCCAAGCCTTAGCGCTAGAGAGTGACCTCATCAAGATTGCCACGATTAGCGGACGCTACTACGCGATGGATCGAGACAAACGATGGGATCGCATAAAGCGCGCCTTTGGCGTGATCGCTAGGGGCGATTCTCCTACTTCTTTGACCCCCCAAGAATATATCCAAGCCCAATATCAAGCAGGAATCACCGATGAGTTTATCGAGCCTGCCGCTTTGGGCGGCTATCAGGGCTTTGAGCCAAGCGATGGCTTTGTCTTTGCAAACTTCCGAAGCGACCGTGCTAGAGAGATTGTGAGTGCCTTAGGAGGCGCCTCTTTTGAAGGCTTTGATCGAGGAGCCTACCAGCCCCCCAAGACCCTCGCGATGACCTCTTATGATGATTCCTTTCCTTTCCCGATTCTCTTCCCCAAAGAGAAGGTCGAACCCACTTTAGCCCAAGTCATCTCTGAGGCGGGGCTCTCTCAACTCCATGTCGCCGAGACAGAGAAATACGCCCATGTCACCTTCTTTTTCAATGGCGGAATCGAGACTCCATGGGAAAATGAGAGTCGCGTGCTCATCCCAAGCCCCTCTGTGGCGACCTACGATCTAAAGCCTGAAATGAGCGCCCCTGAGGTCGCCGAAGCGACCCTCTCTGGGATGCGCCAAGGGTATGATTTCATCGTGGTCAATTTCGCCAATGGTGATATGGTGGGGCATACAGGCAACACCGAGGCGGCGATTAGCGCAGTGGAATCCGTCGATAGAGAGCTGGGGCGTCTCCTAGAAGAGGCCAAAAAGAGCGGCTACGCCGTGATTCTCACGAGCGATCATGGGAATTGCGAGGAGATGCGAGACGAGAGAGGCTCAATGCTCACCAATCACACCGTAGGAGAGGTTTGGTGCTTTATTCTCGCCCAAGGAGTCACAGAGATTCGTGAGGGCGGGCTCAATCAAGTCGCCCCTACGGTGCTCAAAATCATGGGGCTTCCCACCCCTAAAGAGATGGATTCTCCCCTCTTTTAA
- the der gene encoding ribosome biogenesis GTPase Der, with protein MKTIAIIGKPNVGKSSLFNRLAKERIAITSDVSGTTRDIKKQVIEIEGNEVLLVDTGGIELKETGLFGKVRELALRAAKEADVVLYMVDGKMRPQDDDISLFRALHRENEHLFLVVNKIDNDKEKERGWEFAEFGAEKLLFISVSHNRGVGALQREIADVLGLEAPQEIVLSEDDEEDLEEYLVSLEEEEIEEIEEAPSEIRVGIIGKVNVGKSSLLNALLGSERSVVSDVAGTTIDPVDESMEIEGQKVLFVDTAGIRRRGKIEGIEKYALDRTQKALEKADIALLVLDCSLPFADLDEKIGGLVDKFSLGVIVVLNKWDIRSREFKEVEKEVRHRFKYLEHAPLVTVSAQNGRHIDMLKEKILKVYENFSRRIPTSILNKTIMEASARHPLPSDHGKIVRIYYATQYGVCPPQISLVMNRPNSLHFSYKRYVVNFLRDRFDFEGSPILIRARKRGEKLQDEIEALGED; from the coding sequence ATGAAAACCATCGCCATCATCGGAAAACCCAATGTCGGGAAAAGCTCGCTCTTTAACCGTCTCGCCAAGGAGAGAATCGCCATCACCTCCGATGTTTCGGGCACGACTCGCGATATCAAAAAGCAGGTGATTGAGATTGAGGGAAATGAGGTTTTGCTCGTGGACACGGGCGGAATCGAGCTTAAAGAGACGGGGCTATTTGGCAAGGTGCGAGAGCTCGCCCTGCGCGCCGCTAAAGAGGCGGATGTGGTTTTGTATATGGTGGATGGCAAGATGCGCCCCCAAGATGATGATATCTCCCTTTTTCGTGCACTGCATCGCGAGAATGAACACCTCTTTTTGGTGGTCAATAAAATTGACAATGACAAAGAGAAGGAGCGTGGCTGGGAGTTTGCGGAGTTTGGCGCGGAGAAGCTCCTCTTTATTTCAGTCTCGCACAATCGAGGGGTGGGCGCTTTACAGAGAGAGATTGCCGATGTGCTAGGACTTGAAGCGCCCCAAGAGATAGTGTTGAGCGAAGATGACGAAGAGGATTTGGAGGAGTATCTTGTTTCGCTAGAGGAAGAGGAGATTGAAGAGATAGAGGAGGCGCCAAGCGAGATTCGCGTGGGAATCATCGGCAAGGTGAATGTGGGCAAGAGCTCGCTCCTCAATGCCCTTCTTGGCAGTGAGCGCTCCGTGGTCTCGGATGTGGCAGGGACGACGATTGATCCTGTGGATGAGAGCATGGAGATAGAGGGGCAGAAGGTGCTTTTTGTCGATACGGCGGGAATCAGGCGGCGAGGCAAGATCGAGGGAATCGAGAAATACGCCCTAGATCGCACCCAAAAGGCGCTGGAAAAAGCCGATATAGCGCTTTTGGTGCTGGATTGCTCTTTGCCTTTTGCGGACTTAGATGAGAAGATTGGCGGATTGGTGGATAAGTTCTCTTTGGGGGTTATTGTGGTGCTCAACAAATGGGATATCCGTAGCCGCGAGTTCAAAGAGGTGGAAAAAGAGGTGCGCCATCGATTCAAATATCTTGAGCACGCGCCCCTTGTGACCGTTTCGGCGCAGAATGGCCGACATATCGATATGCTCAAAGAGAAGATTCTTAAAGTCTATGAGAACTTCTCTAGGCGAATCCCCACCTCCATCCTCAACAAAACAATCATGGAGGCGAGTGCGCGTCACCCTCTCCCCAGCGACCATGGAAAGATTGTTCGCATCTACTATGCGACTCAATATGGAGTCTGCCCGCCGCAGATCTCCCTTGTGATGAATCGCCCCAACTCCCTCCACTTTAGTTATAAGCGCTATGTGGTCAATTTCTTGCGAGATCGATTCGATTTTGAGGGCTCACCCATCCTTATCCGCGCTAGAAAGCGCGGCGAAAAGCTCCAAGATGAGATTGAGGCGCTAGGCGAAGATTAA
- a CDS encoding DMT family transporter — translation MNRIPKGILYILLSCFFFSLMGAIVKILGERLGSLELVFFRNLFGIFIIGASLLHRPAIERGGRVWMLIFRGIWGSTALLAYFYNITQIPLATAFTLTQTTPLFIALFSLLLLHESVKKEVWLAIFLGFGGVLLLYPPTLPSFSPLIGFTGLYSGLGAALAYLSISELKNHYENRTIILSLTLSGTLIPFVLLFFGGEEAAWGGWVMPTLREWVWISALGIISTLGQIFLTKAYASMQPSILGAVSYVTILFTTGWGLLLGDSLPSLVGALGMILIAFGGILSAHQGAKRS, via the coding sequence TTGAATAGAATCCCCAAGGGCATCCTCTATATCCTGCTCTCTTGCTTTTTCTTCTCCTTGATGGGGGCAATCGTCAAAATCTTGGGTGAGCGCCTAGGAAGTCTTGAGCTGGTTTTTTTCCGTAATCTTTTTGGAATCTTCATCATTGGCGCCTCCTTGCTTCATCGACCCGCCATAGAGCGTGGCGGTCGAGTGTGGATGCTGATTTTTCGCGGTATTTGGGGCTCCACCGCCCTCTTGGCTTACTTCTACAACATCACCCAAATTCCTCTTGCCACCGCCTTCACCCTCACCCAGACCACCCCTCTTTTCATCGCTCTCTTTTCACTGCTCTTGCTTCACGAATCGGTGAAAAAGGAGGTTTGGCTTGCGATCTTTTTAGGATTTGGCGGGGTTTTGCTCCTCTACCCGCCCACGCTCCCCAGCTTCTCTCCTCTGATTGGCTTCACGGGGCTTTATAGCGGGCTAGGGGCGGCACTCGCCTATCTCTCCATCTCTGAGCTCAAAAACCACTACGAAAATCGCACCATCATCCTCTCGCTCACGCTAAGCGGAACGCTGATTCCTTTTGTGCTGCTCTTTTTTGGCGGAGAAGAGGCGGCTTGGGGTGGATGGGTGATGCCCACCTTGAGGGAGTGGGTCTGGATCAGCGCGCTTGGAATCATCTCCACTTTGGGGCAAATCTTCCTAACTAAGGCCTACGCGAGTATGCAGCCCTCGATTCTTGGGGCGGTAAGCTATGTGACCATTCTCTTTACAACAGGGTGGGGCTTGCTTTTGGGGGATTCCCTGCCCTCCTTGGTGGGGGCACTAGGGATGATTCTTATTGCTTTTGGGGGAATTCTAAGCGCCCATCAAGGCGCTAAGCGCTCCTAG
- a CDS encoding Fur family transcriptional regulator: MKQKKENLDAIYDRLRLSIRKNGLKNSKQREFILKVLYENGGHLSPEDILMLAKDSYRGASISSIYRILGFLEKEGFVHSIEIDKSGKKYEIAGGTHHDHIICVDCGKIIEFYSKEMEELQEKIAKGHGAKIISHDMRIFAVCKECAKAQNL; encoded by the coding sequence ATGAAACAGAAAAAAGAGAACTTGGACGCTATTTACGACCGATTGAGGCTCTCCATCCGCAAAAATGGTCTGAAAAATTCCAAGCAACGCGAATTCATTTTGAAGGTGCTCTATGAGAATGGGGGCCATTTAAGTCCAGAGGACATCCTGATGCTCGCTAAAGATAGCTATCGTGGTGCAAGCATCTCCTCGATCTATCGAATCTTAGGCTTTTTAGAAAAAGAGGGGTTTGTTCACTCTATTGAGATCGATAAGAGCGGCAAAAAATATGAGATCGCTGGAGGCACCCATCATGACCACATCATCTGCGTGGATTGTGGGAAAATCATTGAGTTTTACAGCAAAGAGATGGAGGAGCTTCAAGAGAAGATCGCCAAAGGGCACGGTGCAAAAATCATTAGTCATGATATGAGAATCTTTGCTGTCTGCAAAGAGTGTGCCAAAGCTCAGAATCTTTAA